One genomic segment of Rhizobium viscosum includes these proteins:
- the rpoZ gene encoding DNA-directed RNA polymerase subunit omega: protein MARVTVEDCIDKVENRFELVLLASHRARLISQGASITIDRDNDKNPVVALREIADETLSPDDLKEDLIHSLQKHVEVDEPEPDPASLIAAGATANADSEEQDDLPETITFDQMSEEELLAGIEGLVPPEKSDDY from the coding sequence ATGGCCCGTGTCACAGTAGAAGATTGCATTGACAAGGTAGAGAACCGCTTCGAGCTGGTTCTACTCGCCAGCCATCGCGCCCGGCTGATTTCTCAGGGTGCGTCGATCACCATCGACCGCGACAACGACAAGAACCCGGTTGTGGCTCTGCGCGAAATCGCCGATGAGACCCTGTCTCCCGACGATCTGAAGGAAGATCTGATCCACTCGCTGCAGAAGCATGTGGAAGTGGACGAGCCCGAGCCCGATCCGGCAAGCCTGATCGCCGCAGGTGCAACGGCTAATGCCGACAGCGAAGAGCAGGACGACCTGCCGGAAACGATCACCTTTGACCAGATGTCGGAAGAAGAGCTTCTGGCCGGTATCGAGGGTCTCGTCCCGCCGGAAAAGAGCGACGATTACTAA
- a CDS encoding LabA-like NYN domain-containing protein has translation MFDPREKIALFIDGANLYAASKSLGFDIDYRKLLKAFQKRGYLLRAYYYTALIEDQEYSSIRPLIDWLDYNGYKVVTKPAKEFTDSMGRRKIKGNMDIELAIDAMEQSETVDHLVIFSGDGDFTNLVEALQRKGRKVSVISTMSTQPPMIADDLRRQADHFIDLLSLKAEIGRDPSERPPRPAEVAPASDFED, from the coding sequence ATGTTTGACCCACGCGAAAAAATTGCACTATTCATAGACGGCGCCAACCTTTACGCTGCATCCAAGAGTCTGGGCTTTGATATCGATTACCGCAAGCTCTTGAAAGCATTTCAGAAACGTGGATATCTGCTGCGCGCATACTACTATACCGCGCTTATCGAAGACCAGGAATATTCCTCGATCCGTCCGCTCATCGACTGGCTCGATTATAATGGGTACAAGGTCGTGACGAAGCCCGCCAAGGAGTTTACCGACTCCATGGGGCGGCGCAAGATCAAGGGCAATATGGATATCGAGCTCGCAATCGATGCCATGGAACAGTCCGAAACGGTCGACCATCTCGTCATCTTCTCCGGCGACGGCGATTTCACCAATCTGGTCGAAGCGCTGCAACGCAAGGGACGCAAGGTTTCGGTCATTTCGACCATGTCGACCCAACCGCCGATGATCGCCGACGATCTTCGCCGCCAGGCCGATCACTTCATCGATCTTCTGTCGCTGAAAGCCGAGATTGGCCGGGATCCTTCCGAACGTCCGCCGCGTCCCGCCGAAGTGGCGCCGGCCAGCGATTTCGAAGACTAA
- the smpB gene encoding SsrA-binding protein SmpB — translation MAPKGSQRIVKKVVAENRKARFNYEIIDTYEAGLVLMGTEVKSLREGKANIAESYASDEDGEIWLINSYLPEYLQANRFNHEPRRRRKLLLSGREINRLRAGINREGMTLIPMKIYFNDQGRAKLELALAKGKKLHDKRESEKERDWNRQKSRLLKGNG, via the coding sequence ATGGCCCCCAAAGGCAGCCAGCGTATCGTGAAGAAGGTCGTCGCGGAAAATCGCAAGGCCCGCTTCAACTACGAGATCATCGATACCTATGAAGCGGGCTTGGTGCTGATGGGCACCGAGGTCAAGTCATTGCGCGAAGGCAAGGCCAATATCGCCGAATCCTACGCCTCCGATGAGGATGGCGAGATCTGGCTGATCAATTCCTATCTGCCGGAATATCTGCAGGCGAACCGCTTCAACCATGAGCCGCGTCGCCGCCGCAAGCTGCTCTTGTCCGGGCGTGAGATTAACCGTCTGCGTGCGGGTATCAATCGCGAAGGCATGACGCTGATCCCGATGAAGATCTACTTCAACGATCAGGGCCGCGCCAAGCTAGAGCTGGCACTCGCGAAGGGCAAGAAGCTGCATGACAAGCGCGAATCCGAGAAGGAACGCGATTGGAACAGGCAGAAGAGCCGTCTGTTGAAAGGCAACGGCTGA
- the dapA gene encoding 4-hydroxy-tetrahydrodipicolinate synthase, producing the protein MFNGSIPALVTPFTDAGLIDEDSFAAHVAWQIGEGSSGLVPVGTTGESPTLSHAEHKRVVELCIEIAAKRVPVMAGAGSNNTREAIELAQHAQKVGADAVLVVTPYYNKPTQKGLIAHYSAIAEAVDLPIYIYNIPGRSVVDMTPETMGALAKAHRNIVGVKDATGKIERVSEQRITCGKEFQQLSGEDATALGFNAHGGVGCISVTANIAPRLCAEFQAATAAGNYAKALELQDRLMPLHKAVFMEPGVCGAKYGLAKLGRMSRTVRSPLMSSLEPSTEAAIDAAMRHAGLLN; encoded by the coding sequence ATGTTCAATGGGTCCATCCCCGCCCTCGTAACCCCCTTCACCGATGCCGGCCTGATCGACGAAGACAGCTTCGCCGCCCATGTCGCCTGGCAGATCGGGGAGGGCAGCAGCGGCCTCGTTCCGGTCGGCACGACCGGCGAGTCGCCGACGCTGTCGCATGCCGAGCACAAACGGGTGGTGGAACTCTGCATCGAAATCGCGGCCAAGCGCGTACCCGTCATGGCCGGCGCCGGCTCGAACAACACGCGTGAAGCGATCGAACTTGCCCAGCATGCGCAAAAGGTCGGCGCGGACGCGGTTCTGGTCGTCACGCCCTATTACAACAAGCCGACGCAGAAGGGCCTGATCGCTCACTATTCGGCGATCGCCGAAGCCGTTGATCTGCCGATCTATATCTACAACATCCCCGGCCGTTCAGTCGTCGACATGACGCCGGAGACGATGGGCGCGCTCGCCAAGGCGCACAGGAACATCGTCGGCGTCAAGGATGCGACCGGCAAGATCGAGCGCGTCTCCGAGCAGCGCATCACCTGCGGCAAGGAGTTCCAGCAGCTTTCCGGCGAGGACGCGACGGCTCTCGGCTTCAACGCCCATGGCGGCGTCGGCTGCATATCGGTGACGGCCAACATCGCCCCACGCCTCTGTGCTGAATTCCAGGCCGCGACTGCCGCAGGCAACTACGCCAAGGCGCTGGAGTTGCAGGACCGGCTGATGCCGCTGCACAAGGCAGTCTTCATGGAGCCCGGCGTCTGTGGCGCGAAATACGGCCTCGCAAAGCTTGGCCGCATGAGCCGCACGGTCCGTTCGCCACTCATGTCCTCGCTGGAGCCTTCGACGGAAGCGGCAATCGACGCCGCCATGCGTCACGCTGGCTTGCTCAACTGA
- a CDS encoding lytic transglycosylase domain-containing protein codes for MKRAVLILSVFGLVAAAWSSVASPLPGEGTPAPAVKPLGFVPETASFPEAITTGSIPRNAAIAPVNSDLKAGLDALSNKDPQQALAIRNTMAAGTLDRHILTWAIATSGLKGVPSYEIASASDELNGWPGLERLRGNSERALYDEDPAPAAVLNAFGDTAPETWQGAIIMSRALVATGKSAQAAKYICKIWRGQALDKATEDKILAEFSGLLTAADHKTRMDYLMYRGRVAQAKRFGDMGQAQSLYKAWAAVGNNAGNAGALLNAVDAKWRSDPGFLFARIEYLRKQDKYLDAAKLLQQIPRDRTELMNSGEWWNEQRIISRGLVDQGQFKAAYQIVAASVATVPTDIVEAQFHAGWYALRGLQDPTTAETHFRKILQVSNGPLSVSRAWYWLGRSAEAGGPGKASEFFAKAANFPGTFYGQLAAERLGRKTLNVTYPSPTAGDRQNLQQREAVQAIGRLEAAGHGWRAAAIYLALADQLQSPGELAILTAKAEQAGDHHLSLQIGKIAYGRGIDVAALAFPVGVIPANANISGSGKALAYAIARQESAFNPAAVSAANARGLLQLLPGTAQGVAKRHNITYSKDKLTADAGYNATLGAHYLGEQIDAFGGSYILTFIAYNAGPKRVPEWIGRYGDPRGKPVDEIVDWIERIPFPETRNYVQRVMENYEVYKARLGQTPDIERDLIGGRGAT; via the coding sequence ATGAAGAGAGCCGTTCTGATCCTGTCCGTCTTCGGCCTGGTCGCCGCGGCATGGAGCAGTGTTGCATCGCCGCTCCCCGGCGAGGGCACCCCTGCGCCGGCCGTCAAGCCGCTGGGTTTTGTGCCGGAAACCGCGTCTTTCCCCGAGGCGATCACGACCGGCTCCATTCCGCGCAATGCAGCGATTGCCCCCGTCAACAGCGATCTGAAGGCCGGTCTCGATGCGCTCTCCAACAAGGATCCGCAACAGGCACTCGCCATCCGCAATACGATGGCGGCAGGTACACTCGACCGCCATATCCTGACTTGGGCAATCGCGACCTCCGGCCTGAAAGGCGTTCCCTCCTATGAGATCGCCAGTGCTTCGGACGAGCTGAATGGCTGGCCAGGTCTGGAACGTCTGCGCGGCAATTCCGAGCGTGCGCTTTATGACGAGGACCCAGCCCCTGCTGCCGTGCTGAACGCCTTCGGCGATACGGCGCCCGAGACGTGGCAGGGCGCGATAATCATGTCGCGCGCACTCGTCGCAACCGGCAAGTCTGCGCAGGCAGCGAAATATATCTGCAAGATCTGGCGCGGACAGGCGCTCGACAAGGCAACCGAAGACAAGATCCTCGCTGAATTTTCCGGCCTGCTGACCGCCGCCGATCACAAGACGCGGATGGACTACCTGATGTATCGCGGTCGCGTGGCGCAGGCCAAGCGCTTCGGCGACATGGGCCAGGCACAGTCACTCTACAAGGCCTGGGCTGCCGTCGGCAACAATGCGGGTAACGCAGGCGCATTGCTGAATGCGGTCGATGCGAAATGGCGCAGCGATCCGGGCTTTCTCTTCGCCCGCATCGAATATCTGCGCAAGCAGGACAAATATCTCGACGCCGCCAAGCTGCTGCAGCAAATACCCCGCGACCGAACCGAGCTGATGAACTCAGGCGAATGGTGGAACGAGCAGCGGATCATCAGCCGCGGCCTCGTCGACCAAGGACAGTTCAAGGCGGCCTACCAGATCGTCGCCGCCTCCGTTGCAACGGTACCGACGGATATCGTCGAAGCACAATTCCATGCCGGCTGGTATGCGTTGCGCGGACTGCAGGATCCGACAACGGCCGAGACGCATTTCCGCAAAATCCTGCAGGTTTCAAACGGCCCGCTTTCCGTTTCCCGTGCCTGGTATTGGCTCGGGCGATCGGCAGAAGCCGGCGGGCCGGGCAAGGCCAGCGAATTTTTTGCCAAAGCCGCGAATTTTCCGGGAACCTTCTACGGCCAGCTTGCCGCCGAGAGGCTCGGACGAAAGACGCTTAACGTCACCTATCCGTCCCCGACGGCTGGCGACCGTCAGAATCTCCAGCAGCGCGAGGCGGTGCAGGCGATCGGACGGCTGGAGGCCGCAGGTCATGGCTGGCGTGCGGCAGCCATCTACCTTGCGCTTGCCGACCAGCTCCAGAGCCCCGGCGAGCTCGCAATCCTGACGGCCAAGGCCGAGCAAGCGGGCGACCATCATCTCTCGCTGCAGATCGGCAAGATCGCGTACGGGCGCGGCATCGACGTCGCGGCGCTGGCCTTCCCGGTCGGCGTCATTCCGGCCAACGCCAATATATCCGGCTCGGGCAAGGCGCTCGCCTACGCGATTGCTCGCCAGGAAAGCGCCTTCAATCCGGCCGCCGTTTCTGCCGCCAATGCCCGCGGTCTGCTGCAGCTCCTGCCGGGCACGGCGCAGGGCGTCGCCAAACGACACAACATCACTTATTCCAAGGACAAGCTGACGGCGGATGCCGGCTACAACGCGACGCTCGGTGCGCATTATCTCGGCGAGCAGATCGACGCCTTCGGCGGCTCCTATATCCTGACCTTCATCGCCTATAATGCCGGACCGAAGCGCGTGCCGGAATGGATCGGCCGCTATGGCGATCCGCGCGGCAAGCCGGTCGACGAGATCGTCGACTGGATCGAGCGCATCCCCTTCCCCGAGACACGCAATTACGTACAGCGGGTGATGGAGAATTATGAGGTGTACAAGGCGCGCCTCGGACAGACGCCTGACATCGAGCGCGACCTCATCGGGGGCCGCGGCGCGACCTGA
- a CDS encoding alpha/beta fold hydrolase, giving the protein MADAVANGFTEKFFGSTDGLRLYARNYQPTGGDADRLPVVCLPGLTRNARDFHELALILSRDATFPRRVMALDYRGRGLSDRDDNKANYNLAVECGDVIAACATFGIDRAIFVGTSRGGLILHLLAAIKPELLAGVILNDIGPVIEVAGLMAIRDYLNRDRRPQSWSEAVDILKENHGAAFTALGLTDWEGMAHAIYREQNGIPVADYDPAIAEQLKTIDFNNPLPDLWSQFESLGSMPLLVVRGENSNLLSRETMDEMAKRHPGMVEITAKGQGHAPLLHLGDISAMIRMFIRELG; this is encoded by the coding sequence ATGGCTGACGCAGTCGCGAACGGGTTTACCGAAAAATTCTTTGGGTCGACCGATGGGCTGAGGCTTTATGCCCGCAATTATCAGCCCACCGGCGGAGACGCCGACCGGTTGCCGGTCGTCTGCCTGCCGGGCCTTACGCGCAATGCCCGCGATTTCCACGAGCTCGCATTGATTCTGTCGCGCGACGCAACTTTCCCACGGCGTGTCATGGCATTGGACTATCGGGGACGCGGCCTGTCTGATCGGGATGATAACAAGGCGAATTACAATCTGGCTGTCGAATGCGGCGATGTGATTGCCGCCTGCGCTACGTTCGGCATCGACCGCGCCATCTTCGTTGGGACCTCGCGCGGCGGGCTGATCCTGCATCTGCTGGCAGCAATAAAGCCGGAGCTGCTTGCAGGCGTCATCCTGAACGATATCGGCCCAGTCATCGAAGTAGCCGGGCTTATGGCGATCAGGGACTATCTCAACCGTGACCGCAGACCTCAAAGCTGGAGTGAGGCGGTCGATATCCTCAAGGAGAATCACGGTGCAGCCTTTACCGCACTCGGTCTCACCGACTGGGAGGGCATGGCGCACGCCATCTATCGGGAACAGAATGGCATACCCGTCGCCGACTATGACCCGGCCATTGCCGAGCAGCTGAAAACAATCGATTTCAACAATCCCCTCCCCGACCTCTGGTCGCAATTCGAAAGCCTGGGCTCCATGCCGCTGCTGGTTGTCAGGGGAGAGAATTCCAATCTGCTATCGCGGGAGACGATGGATGAAATGGCGAAACGGCATCCAGGGATGGTGGAGATCACGGCGAAAGGCCAAGGCCACGCGCCTCTTCTGCATCTCGGGGACATTTCGGCGATGATCCGAATGTTTATCAGGGAACTCGGCTAA
- a CDS encoding porin, with product MNIKSLLLGSAAALAVVSGAQAADAIVAAEPEPVEYVRVCDAYGTGYFYIPGTETCLKINGYIRFQVDAGPSASSISASGGGFVDNDSSWDARTRGQVQFTAKSDTEYGPLTGVIVIQANADNATNQKTQLDSAYLDIAGFRAGLFYSWWDDGLSGETDDIGSPVTLHNSIRYQYETGDFYAGISVDELEDGPFYNGEEPNNFGVAVGLGGKAGAFTYQITAGYDTDNEEGAVRAMGTVAVGPGTLGLAAVYSSGPNAYYNKSEWAVAAEYAIKATDKLKITPGVQYYGNYGVVNAATDADFSDNNAWKAGVTIDYQIVDNFSAKVSVQYLDPENADDVTSGYFRLQRAF from the coding sequence ATGAACATCAAGAGCCTTCTTCTTGGCTCTGCTGCCGCTTTGGCAGTAGTTTCCGGCGCTCAGGCTGCTGACGCTATCGTTGCAGCCGAGCCGGAACCGGTTGAATACGTCCGCGTCTGCGACGCTTACGGCACCGGCTATTTCTACATCCCGGGCACGGAAACCTGCCTCAAGATCAACGGCTACATCCGTTTCCAGGTTGATGCTGGTCCGAGCGCTAGCTCGATCAGCGCCAGCGGCGGTGGTTTCGTTGATAACGACTCGAGCTGGGACGCCCGTACGCGTGGTCAGGTTCAGTTCACGGCCAAGAGCGACACCGAATACGGCCCGCTCACCGGCGTGATCGTTATCCAGGCGAACGCCGACAACGCTACGAACCAGAAGACGCAGCTTGACTCTGCTTACCTCGACATCGCTGGCTTCCGCGCTGGTCTGTTCTACTCCTGGTGGGACGATGGTCTCTCCGGCGAAACGGACGACATCGGCTCCCCGGTTACCCTGCATAACTCCATCCGTTATCAGTACGAAACCGGCGACTTCTACGCTGGCATCAGCGTCGACGAACTGGAAGATGGTCCGTTCTACAATGGCGAAGAACCTAACAACTTCGGTGTAGCTGTTGGCCTCGGTGGCAAGGCTGGTGCCTTCACCTACCAGATCACTGCTGGTTACGACACCGACAATGAAGAAGGCGCTGTTCGCGCTATGGGTACGGTTGCTGTTGGCCCGGGCACGCTTGGCCTCGCAGCTGTCTACTCCAGCGGCCCGAACGCCTACTACAACAAGTCTGAATGGGCTGTTGCAGCTGAATACGCCATCAAGGCTACTGACAAGCTGAAGATCACCCCCGGTGTTCAGTACTACGGCAACTACGGCGTAGTTAACGCCGCGACCGACGCTGACTTCTCGGACAACAATGCCTGGAAGGCTGGCGTAACGATCGATTACCAGATCGTCGACAACTTCTCTGCCAAGGTTTCGGTTCAGTACCTCGATCCGGAAAATGCTGATGACGTTACCTCGGGCTACTTCCGCCTGCAGCGTGCATTCTAA
- a CDS encoding NAD(P)/FAD-dependent oxidoreductase, with amino-acid sequence MTDRLVIIGAGQAGFALAAKLRALKDERPITLIGAEDVLPYQRPPLSKKYLLGEMAFDRLLFRPEHWYPDNNVEIRLSTWAEQINRETKQVFLQDGSVLDYGTLALVTGSTPRRLPAAIGGDLEGVYVARDKRDADLLAGEMRPGRRVLIIGGGYIGLEAAAVARHLGLEVTVIEMADRILQRVAAKETADIMRAIHKSHDVAIREKTGLKHLIGKDGRVTGAELSDGSTIEVDFVIVGIGVVPTDLLAKEAGLEVGNGIIVDEFARTSDPSIFAAGDCASLPWQGGRIRLESVQNAVDQADAAAAVIAGGDEPYDPKPWFWSDQYDVKLQIAGFNMGYDDTLLRPGAREGASSVWYFREGRLIAVDAINDAKAYVTGKKMLESGINPDRAILADPAADLKQLLA; translated from the coding sequence GTGACGGACAGACTGGTGATCATCGGCGCGGGGCAGGCAGGCTTCGCATTGGCAGCCAAGCTGCGTGCGCTGAAGGATGAGCGTCCGATCACGCTGATTGGCGCCGAAGACGTGCTTCCTTACCAGCGCCCGCCGCTGTCGAAGAAATATCTGCTCGGTGAGATGGCCTTCGACCGCCTGCTGTTCCGTCCCGAGCACTGGTACCCAGACAATAATGTCGAGATCCGCCTGTCGACCTGGGCCGAGCAGATCAACCGCGAGACCAAGCAAGTCTTTCTCCAGGACGGCTCCGTCCTCGATTACGGCACCCTGGCACTCGTGACGGGATCAACGCCCCGCCGCCTGCCTGCAGCGATCGGCGGCGATCTGGAAGGCGTCTATGTCGCCCGCGACAAGCGCGATGCGGACCTGCTTGCCGGAGAAATGCGGCCCGGCCGCCGTGTGCTCATCATTGGCGGCGGCTACATTGGCCTTGAGGCTGCGGCCGTCGCCCGCCATCTCGGCCTGGAGGTCACCGTCATCGAAATGGCCGACCGGATTCTGCAGCGCGTCGCGGCGAAGGAAACCGCCGATATTATGCGCGCGATCCATAAGAGCCATGATGTGGCGATTCGTGAAAAGACCGGCCTGAAGCATCTGATCGGCAAGGATGGCCGTGTGACCGGTGCCGAACTTTCCGACGGCAGCACCATCGAAGTGGATTTCGTCATTGTCGGCATCGGCGTTGTGCCGACCGACCTTCTGGCGAAGGAGGCAGGGCTTGAGGTTGGCAATGGAATCATCGTCGACGAATTCGCCCGCACATCCGATCCGTCGATCTTTGCGGCCGGCGATTGCGCCAGCCTGCCCTGGCAGGGCGGCCGCATCCGGCTCGAATCGGTGCAGAACGCCGTCGATCAGGCGGACGCCGCCGCCGCCGTCATTGCCGGCGGCGATGAACCCTATGACCCGAAACCCTGGTTCTGGTCGGATCAGTACGATGTGAAGCTGCAGATTGCCGGGTTCAATATGGGCTATGATGACACGCTGCTGCGCCCCGGCGCCCGCGAAGGAGCGAGTTCCGTCTGGTATTTCCGCGAGGGCAGGCTGATTGCTGTCGATGCCATCAACGATGCAAAAGCCTATGTGACGGGCAAGAAGATGCTGGAATCAGGCATCAATCCGGATCGAGCGATCCTGGCCGATCCTGCGGCCGACCTGAAACAGCTCTTGGCATGA
- a CDS encoding Gfo/Idh/MocA family protein, with protein MKPLGIGLIGTGYMGKCHALAWNAVKTVFGDVERPRLVHLAEANAELASARAAEFGFEKATADWRALIADPDVDVVSVTTPNQFHAEMAIAALEAGKHVWCEKPMAPAYADAERMLQIARQSGKVAVLGYNYIQNPIMRHIKALIGEGAIGSVNHIRVEMDEDFMADPDGLFYWKSELSAGYGALDDFAVHPLSLLWYLFGHVEAVTTDMVKPYADRPLKDGGRRAVENHDAANVLMRLGGGISAVLMANRAAWGRKGRIALQIYGSKGSILYDQERMNEFELYQAEGRGSEQGFRKILAAPAHQPYDRFIPAPGHGLGFNDLKIIECRELIRAISGEPASIVTFEDGLRIEKSVHAMAQSFHERRWIEIG; from the coding sequence ATGAAGCCACTCGGCATCGGTTTGATCGGCACCGGTTATATGGGCAAGTGCCATGCGCTGGCATGGAATGCGGTGAAGACGGTCTTCGGCGATGTCGAGCGGCCGCGTCTCGTGCATCTTGCAGAGGCGAATGCAGAGCTCGCAAGTGCCCGCGCTGCCGAATTCGGCTTCGAGAAGGCGACGGCCGATTGGCGTGCGTTGATTGCCGATCCCGATGTCGATGTCGTCTCCGTCACTACGCCCAACCAGTTCCATGCCGAAATGGCGATCGCCGCCCTTGAGGCCGGCAAGCATGTCTGGTGTGAAAAGCCGATGGCGCCCGCTTATGCCGATGCCGAGCGCATGCTGCAGATCGCCAGACAATCCGGCAAGGTCGCCGTGCTCGGCTACAATTATATCCAGAACCCGATCATGCGGCATATCAAGGCGCTGATCGGCGAGGGCGCGATCGGCTCCGTCAATCATATCCGCGTCGAAATGGATGAGGATTTCATGGCGGATCCGGACGGACTCTTCTATTGGAAAAGTGAGTTATCGGCCGGTTACGGCGCACTCGACGATTTCGCCGTCCATCCGCTGTCGCTGCTCTGGTATCTCTTCGGCCATGTTGAGGCCGTCACCACGGATATGGTCAAACCCTATGCTGACCGTCCTCTGAAGGACGGCGGCCGCCGCGCGGTCGAGAATCACGATGCGGCCAATGTCTTGATGCGCCTCGGCGGCGGTATCTCTGCTGTGCTGATGGCAAACCGCGCCGCCTGGGGCCGCAAGGGCCGTATCGCGCTGCAGATCTACGGCTCGAAGGGTTCGATCCTCTATGATCAGGAGCGCATGAACGAATTTGAGCTCTATCAGGCCGAAGGACGAGGCTCCGAGCAGGGCTTCCGCAAAATACTGGCGGCACCCGCCCATCAGCCCTATGATCGCTTCATTCCGGCGCCCGGCCACGGCCTCGGCTTCAACGATCTCAAGATCATCGAATGCCGCGAACTGATCCGGGCAATTTCCGGAGAGCCGGCGTCTATCGTGACATTCGAAGACGGTCTCAGGATAGAGAAGTCGGTTCATGCCATGGCACAGTCCTTCCATGAGCGCCGCTGGATCGAGATCGGCTGA
- a CDS encoding MurR/RpiR family transcriptional regulator has product MDSDPQRARVPRDFESLRSTIIERKANMPKRLAQVAAFALGNPDEIAFGTTASIAAASDVQPSTLVRLAHHLGYEGFSDLQSIFRERLRDRTLSYEERLVTLEQSGGDDEDATLLSGFISAASQSVNRLAATVQTDTFAKAVDILAAAETIYLIAKRRSYPLTAHMTYAFSKLNIRHQIVASPNGVDPEMVQFATPRDAAIAASFSPYAADSLNQSQELADRGVPVIAITDSAFSPLAACATHWFEVAEADFGGFRSLSASMALTMALPVAIAERRRKLQHAKPVKTKME; this is encoded by the coding sequence ATGGATAGTGATCCCCAGAGAGCGCGTGTGCCGCGCGATTTCGAAAGCTTGCGCAGTACGATCATCGAGCGCAAGGCGAACATGCCGAAGCGCCTGGCGCAGGTCGCCGCCTTTGCACTCGGCAACCCTGATGAAATCGCCTTCGGCACGACGGCGAGCATTGCAGCAGCATCGGATGTGCAGCCGTCCACGCTGGTGCGCCTCGCCCATCACCTCGGCTATGAGGGCTTCTCCGATCTCCAGAGCATTTTTCGCGAGCGGTTGCGCGACCGGACGCTGAGCTATGAGGAACGCCTCGTCACGCTGGAACAGTCCGGCGGGGATGACGAGGATGCGACGCTGCTTTCCGGCTTCATTTCGGCGGCCAGCCAGTCCGTGAACCGGCTTGCCGCGACGGTACAGACCGATACTTTTGCCAAGGCGGTCGATATTCTGGCTGCGGCGGAGACCATCTACCTTATCGCCAAGCGGCGCTCCTATCCGCTGACGGCGCACATGACCTACGCCTTTTCCAAGCTGAACATCCGCCATCAGATCGTCGCCTCGCCAAACGGTGTCGATCCGGAGATGGTGCAATTTGCCACGCCGCGCGATGCCGCGATTGCGGCGAGCTTTTCGCCCTATGCGGCTGACAGCCTCAATCAGAGCCAGGAACTTGCCGATCGCGGCGTGCCAGTCATTGCGATCACCGATTCGGCCTTCTCGCCGCTGGCTGCCTGCGCCACGCACTGGTTCGAAGTAGCAGAGGCCGATTTCGGCGGCTTCCGGTCACTCTCTGCCTCCATGGCGCTCACCATGGCGCTGCCTGTTGCCATTGCCGAGCGACGACGCAAATTACAGCACGCAAAACCCGTGAAGACCAAAATGGAATAA